A region of Shewanella psychromarinicola DNA encodes the following proteins:
- the trhO gene encoding oxygen-dependent tRNA uridine(34) hydroxylase TrhO, whose translation MIQQTSQPQIAVCALYKFVALPHFEAVRQPLLTVMEQNDIKGTLLLAQEGINGTVAGTQSAIENLLVWLDTQPGLNNIITKLSFDDEMPFYRTKVKLKKEIVTMGVQGIDPRKVVGTYVKPKDWNALISDPEVVLVDTRNDYEVKIGTFKNALNPVTETFREFPEYVKQNLDPAKHKKVAMFCTGGIRCEKSTAYLKEQGFDEVYHLEGGILKYLEEVDQQQSLWEGECFVFDNRVAVNHSLEKGQYDQCNACRMPITEAEKQSEAYVQGVSCPHCIDNIPQEQRQRFIERERQVQLAKQRGEAHIGSDVKQVIDARRQQKEAQRKTQEKANSKG comes from the coding sequence TCGTCAGCCATTGCTCACAGTCATGGAACAAAATGACATCAAAGGTACCTTATTACTTGCCCAAGAAGGGATCAACGGCACTGTTGCTGGCACCCAATCCGCAATTGAGAATTTATTGGTCTGGTTAGACACACAACCAGGTTTAAATAACATTATCACCAAGCTGTCTTTTGATGATGAAATGCCATTTTATCGTACTAAAGTAAAACTTAAAAAAGAAATTGTGACTATGGGTGTTCAAGGTATAGACCCGCGTAAAGTCGTTGGCACTTATGTTAAGCCCAAAGACTGGAATGCACTGATTTCAGATCCTGAAGTGGTATTGGTTGATACCCGTAATGATTATGAAGTGAAGATTGGTACCTTTAAAAATGCGCTTAATCCCGTAACAGAGACTTTCCGTGAGTTCCCTGAGTACGTCAAACAAAACTTAGATCCTGCCAAGCATAAAAAAGTGGCCATGTTTTGTACCGGTGGTATTCGTTGTGAGAAATCAACCGCCTATTTAAAAGAGCAGGGCTTTGATGAGGTGTATCATCTTGAAGGTGGCATTTTAAAATATCTTGAAGAGGTGGATCAACAGCAAAGCTTATGGGAAGGTGAATGCTTTGTGTTTGACAACCGTGTGGCCGTTAATCACAGCCTTGAAAAAGGCCAATACGATCAGTGTAATGCTTGTCGTATGCCAATAACGGAAGCCGAAAAGCAATCTGAAGCTTATGTTCAAGGTGTGAGTTGCCCTCATTGCATCGATAATATTCCTCAAGAACAACGTCAGCGATTTATTGAGCGTGAGCGTCAAGTGCAATTAGCTAAGCAACGCGGTGAAGCGCATATTGGCAGTGATGTAAAGCAAGTCATTGATGCACGTCGTCAGCAAAAAGAAGCTCAGCGTAAAACACAAGAAAAAGCCAACAGCAAAGGTTAA